One genomic region from Anopheles bellator chromosome 2, idAnoBellAS_SP24_06.2, whole genome shotgun sequence encodes:
- the LOC131212753 gene encoding vacuolar protein sorting-associated protein 54, translated as MAKSGSGSFDLKDPPPWQSCQYCLSPSSTSRTDPPHQRPLSPKQQSRLQQFVFKSATEFASHLRQSHCTVEGGSFVCRYGYNGVCSSLPLDGVSDRDYETHVSRCHVNAQQKEPHVKWSVFCAAQNLPAVLNDPSRGKQTYFFTKKWGDTFSENAAIAGSPRLPDVRWEQFEAYRKRIGVRYRLHTRIANVPTADANSQRALASDDRLPNGTTASLADIPEVFLKHQLELHRPATFAAVFAGIGPGDGGEQTRQSSRQLQERLSHYLDIVEVLIAKQVADKSSAFFHAMTSQDAIMEQMAAGLGTVRRLRTKIDQIDEAMVRESLQVIRAERVRANNNRVLEKLKLMATVHQTQPMIQLLLSTQDYVAALDLISTTQEILGQELTGVHCFRHLPSQLSEMELLIDKMLKTDFERYSTADLNRPLNGGRSEKMMEEEKLICIISGLLRKRSLDFIDTYRDEAITTVRAIVKQLVIEVIATGDAEICLTGAGEEAQSLSLSEWITLLEGATGALLVLLRRLRAVHDVMQQTADASAGKITDDVSFIDTEAFLSPVDYGVVQTKLANLLTSVCNYCHERCANLVSNQSLEKSAAATADQIAHLTTIVDRFGEGCEAICGVASVPLKLALRAQANRFAQKFHTERKSKLALLLDSERWKQAEVPAEFQTMIDSIAKGDFHWSKGESATVMSTASTPVLNGSVATSRPPASVLVVDGQPFALVGAALLLVQIVGEYCRCASQLPVIAAQLARSVVDLLRTFNSRCCQLVLGAGALHVAGLKTITSSNLALVSRALQLVLWLLPHVKRHFHALDIALSLPPASSNNNSGSHTPASNGNTTSTTITSIQSAMAGGYETVEKDFISHIGEIEAKVLSIVCELVTGQLNNWDARPPVPSQPFRNISRQFVKLHEAIAPILPECQVHAIYRTVQRNFKDKLREQLLRNNITNNGGPQHGVVVSELTFYMGTLRTLRALPIDELHDDTLDDIWLK; from the exons ATGGCAAAGTCCGGCTCGGGAAGTTTCGATTTGAAGGACCCACCGCCCTGGCAAAGCTGCCAGTATTGCCTTTCGCCCTCGTCCACGTCACGGACGGACCCGCCACACCAGAGGCCACTATCACCGAAGCAGCAATCCCGCCTGCAGCAGTTTGTGTTCAAAAGCGCGACGGAGTTCGCAAG CCATCTACGGCAGAGCCATTGCACGGTGGAGGGCGGTTCGTTCGTATGTCGCTATGGTTACAACGGCGTCTGCTCGTCGCTGCCGCTCGATGGCGTGTCCGATCGCGATTACGAGACCCACGTCTCGCGGTGCCACGTGAACGCACAGCAAAAGGAGCCACACGTCAAGTGGTCGGTGTTCTGCGCCGCCCAAAATCTGCCGGCCGTGCTGAACGATCCCAGCCGGGGCAAGCAGACGTATTTTTTCACCAAAAAGTGGGGCGACACGTTCAGTGAGAATGCCGCGATCGCTGGGTCACCTCGATTGCCCGACGTCCGGTGGGAACAGTTCGAGGCGTACCGGAAGCGGATCGGAGTGCGCTATCGGTTGCACACCCGGATCGCCAACGTCCCGACTGCCGACGCAAACAGCCAGCGAGCCCTGGCCAGTGATGATCGGCTTCCGAACGGGACGACGGCCAGTTTAGCGGACATTCCGGAAGTGTTTCTCAAGCACCAACTAGAGCTGCACCGACCAGCCACTTTCGCGGCCGTGTTTGCAGGAATCGggcccggtgacggtggaGAGCAGACGCGTCAATCGAGTCGCCAGCTCCAGGAACGGCTAAGTCACTATCTGGACATCGTGGAAGTGCTGATCGCGAAACAGGTGGCGGACAAATCGTCTGCCTTCTTTCACGCCATGACTTCCCAGGATGCGATTATGGAGCAAATGGCTGCCGGTCTTGGTACCGTACGTCGATTGcgaacgaaaatcgatcaGATTGACGAAGCGATGGTGCGCGAATCGCTACAAGTGATACGGGCCGAGCGTGTACGCGCCAACAATAATCGGGTGCTTGAGAAACTGAAGCTGATGGCGACCGTCCACCAGACGCAACCGATgatccagctgctgctgagcacGCAGGACTACGTGGCGGCCCTGGATCTGATCAGCACGACGCAGGAAATCCTCGGCCAGGAGCTGACCGGGGTACATTGCTTTCGCCATCTGCCGTCGCAGCTCTCTGAAATGGAGCTGCTGATCGACAAAATGCTGAAGACGGACTTTGAGCGGTACTCCACGGCCGATCTCAATCGGCCACTCAACGGTGGACGTTCGGAGAAGATGATGGAAGAGGAGAAACTCATCTGCATCATTTCGGGACTGCTGCGCAAGCGGAGTCTCGATTTCATCGACACGTACCGCGACGAAGCCATCACGACGGTGCGGGCGATCGTGAAGCAGCTCGTGATCGAAGTGATCGCTACGGGCGATGCCGAGATTTGCCtgaccggtgccggcgagGAAGCACAATCGCTGTCCCTTTCCGAGTGGATCACTTTGCTAGAAGGGGCCACTGGGGCGCTGCTCGTCCTGTTGCGCCGCCTTCGAGCAGTGCACGACGTTATGCAACAGACGGCCGATGCCAGCGCCGGAAAGATCACGGACGATGTCAGTTTCATCGACACGGAAGCATTCCTTTCGCCGGTCGACTACGGTGTGGTGCAGACGAAACTGGCCAACCTCCTGACGAGCGTTTGCAACTACTGTCACGAGCGGTGTGCGAATCTTGTTTCAAACCAAAGCCTCGAGAAAAGTGCGGCAGCCACTGCAGACCAGATCGCACATCTCACGACGATCGTGGACCGCTTCGGAGAAGGCTGCGAAGCGATATGTGGTGTTGCCAGCGTACCACTGAAGCTGGCTCTGCGTGCCCAGGCGAACCGGTTCGCACAAAAGTTTCACACCGAACGCAAATCGaagctggcgctgctgctggacagcGAGCGCTGGAAGCAGGCCGAAGTTCCGGCCGAGTTCCAGACgatgatcgattcgatcgccaAAGGCGACTTTCACTGGAGCAAGGGAGAATCGGCGACCGTGATGTCGACAGCGTCAACCCCGGTGCTGAACGGTAGCGTGGCCACTTCGCGTCCTCCGGcgtcggtgctggtggtagATGGACAACCGTTCGCTCTGGTGGGCGCGGCCCTTCTTCTGGTGCAGATTGTTGGTGAATACTGCCGGTGTGCCTCCCAGCTACCCGTCATCGCCGCGCAACTGGCCCGCAGCGTCGTGGACCTGTTGCGCACCTTCAACTCGCGCTGCTGCCAGCTAGTGCTCGGTGCGGGCGCTCTTCACGTCGCTGGCCTTAAAacgatcaccagcagcaacctgGCGCTAGTTTCACGAGCCCTACAACTAGTCCTGTGGCTGTTGCCACACGTCAAGCGGCACTTTCACGCGCTGGACATTGCCCTTTCACTACCTCCCGCTTctagcaacaacaacagcggcagcCACACGCCGGCCAGCAATGGCAACACCACTTCCACAACCATCACTTCCATCCAATCGGCGATGGCCGGTGGGTACGAAACAGTCGAGAAAGATTTCATCAGCCACATCGGCGAAATCGAAGCCAAAGTCTTGTCGATCGTGTGTGAGCTCGTAACCGGCCAGCTCAACAATTGGGATGCACGGCCTCCGGTCCCGTCGCAACCGTTCCGCAACATTAGCCGGCAGTTCGTGAAGCTGCACGAAGCGATCGCACCAATCTTGCCCGAGTGCCAGGTGCACGCCATCTACCGAACGGTGCAGCGCAACTTTAAGGACAAACTGCGAGAACAACTGTTGCGGAACAATATCACCAACAACGGCGGGCCCCAGCACGGTGTGGTCGTTTCGGAGCTCACGTTTTACATGGGAACTCTACGAACGCTGCGCGCCCTTCCTATCGATGAACTGCACGACGACACGCTGGACGACATCTGGTTGAAGTGA
- the LOC131210157 gene encoding uncharacterized protein LOC131210157 produces the protein MSSSKITEIVTLDARANNPVMVHGHVPQPANECRGLRAMDMAKNGTGMVFVGCKNNLYRGYVQSAAQQAEQQQRTFVALRNRTTGKTRMVEVESCQLSNVCHDERMQSNQSFDRESIKRLLEKFDTKARNRVQRRIQREQVDFSVIGNRLQETMDELAVTNNEKLLVSPPSVLQGNQQLVQNEIRSKANPHARSLRDLYRAEDLIGASVLLRIDEAARTVLQIPPEQLTMANMYLENKVKAIMQSSEPSSETNLRTVKICLFMDVLARLLANRNQPRAMERRRVLVSPLAPLLVEPIRQQFLQFRCEAGQSQGREQVTKYTQDKALLYYLALAFVVEGTDIVPVSVVHRSLQVSKEEVITFARAIGAVYNARQDVFSKALNVLEKDEEDTSMLLGISDGNIGGKRRRGKRTYGKR, from the exons ATGTCCTCTTCCAAAATAACCGAAATTGTAACGCTCGATGCCCGGGCCAATAATCCGGTGATGG TACACGGTCATGTACCGCAGCCAGCAAACGAATGCCGTGGGTTGCGCGCTATGGAtatggcaaaaaatggaaccggaaTGGTTTTCGTAGGATGCAAGAACAACCTTTACCGTGGGTACGTGCAATCAGCCGCACAGCAGGCCGAACAGCAACAGCGGACCTTTGTAGCGCTACGCAATCGAACGACGGGCAAGACACGGATGGTGGAGGTTGAAAGTTGCCAGCTGAGCAACGTCTGCCATGACGAGCGCATGCAATCGAACCAATCCTTCGACCGAGAAAGCATCAAAAGACTGCTGGAAAAGTTCGACACCAAGGCGAGAAATCGTGTTCAACGTCGCATTCAGCGGGAGCAGGTTGACTTTAGCGTAATCGGGAACCGGCTGCAGGAAACGATGGACGAGCTGGCGGTGACCAATAACGAAAAGTTGCTGGTCTCCCCTCCTTCCGTGTTACAGGGTAACCAGCAACTCGTACAGAATGAGATCCGTTCGAAGGCGAATCCACATGCACGCTCGCTACGGGATCTCTACCGAGCGGAAGATCTGATCGGGGCAAGTGTTTTGCTCCGGATCGACGAAGCGGCACGTACCGTACTGCAGATTCCACCGGAGCAACTTACAATGGCCAACATGTACCTAGAGAACAAAGTAAAGGCGATCATGCAATCGAGTGAACCGTCGTCCGAAACGAACCTTCGGACGGTCAAGATTTGTTTGTTCATGGATGTTCTGGCTCGGTTGCTGGCCAACCGCAACCAACCCCGGGCAATGGAGCGCCGGCGAGTTCTAGTGTCTCCCTTGGCCCCGCTTCTGGTCGAGCCCATCCGGCAACAGTTTCTGCAGTTTCGCTGCGAGGCAGGTCAATCGCAGGGACGCGAACAAGTTACCAAGTACACGCAGGACAAAGCGCTTCTGTACTATTTGGCCTTGGCATTCGTCGTGGAAGGTACGGATATcgtgccggtttcggtggtaCACCGATCGCTCCAAGTGTCGAAGGAAGAGGTGATTACATTCGCTCGGGCGATCGGTGCGGTGTATAATGCTCGACAGGATGTATTCTCCAAAGCCCTGAATGTGTtggaaaaggacgaagaagacACATCAATGCTGTTGGGTATTTCTGATGGTAACATCGGTGGAAAGCGTCGCCGTGGCAAGCGAACCTATGGAAAACGCTGA
- the LOC131210557 gene encoding nucleolar protein dao-5-like: MDTELLKTCNREIAQLVYDANEKVTVRQISNTWHIDCRQSVEILQRWIDAQSGKSKLSLEYILRGVDRNGNVFMTLANGEKYAKISQKYPGCTKTLYSVEVHSEVRPLNITADREFAVIKLRLEPEKRQVDQRPPPASLPTQPAVSIKQGKKPARNLFAKVTPKVAEVKETKSSPPSVAIKAEPKTSPPSATKTSPKKPSPKKDQTRKPATGKGAISSFFAAKPVQAAAPKPAVDAPVKQESEAPYTKPTTVNGDSVPEQKQEHSRKRTIPDDDEEDDEAIPNTPQEEKRVAKKKRASKPALQRKKQTNPSKKSRIYELCDSSSDDEETGGGAEQRKERLVEFEDLTDEQPMEVQEEQTQQKSVSPEKPTENDSNSANRTRAKVKKPVVRTYQGEDGYMVTVKEFEMVSDDECPPAMDEAGKLTVNGKETPNSNAQAVPPETKETPPTPKTKQGSITSFFVKK; encoded by the exons ATGGACACAGAATTATTGAAAACGTGCAACCGTGAGATAGCACAACTGGTTTACGACGCCAATGAAAAG GTGACCGTTAGGCAGATTAGCAATACCTGGCACATCGATTGCCGACAGTCGGTGGAGATTTTGCAGCGATGGATCGATGCACAGAGTGGAAAAAGTAAACTATCGCTAGAATATATTCTTCGCGGCGTCGATCGGAACGGCAATGTGTTTATGACC CTTGCCAACGGAGAGAAGTACGCAAAAATCAGTCAAAAATACCCTGGCTGCACGAAGACGCTATACTCGGTGGAAGTTCACTCGGAGGTCAGACCTCTGAACATTACGGCGGATCGTGAGTTTGCCGTCATTAAATTGCGCCTCGAACCAGAGAAACGGCAGGTAGATCAACGACCTCCACCCGCCTCGCTCCCAACGCAACCGGCTGTTTCGATCAAACAAGGCAAGAAACCAGCGAGAAATCTGTTCGCCAAGGTCACACCGAAAGTGGCCGAAgtgaaggaaacaaaaagctCACCCCCATCCGTGGCGATTAAagcggaaccgaaaacgagccCCCCATCGGCAACGAAAACATCCCCCAAGAAGCCATCTCCCAAGAAGGACCAAACCAGAAAGCCGGCGACGGGAAAGGGCGCCATTTCGTCGTTTTTCGCTGCTAAACCAGTTCAAGCGGCTGCACCGAAACCGGCTGTCGATGCACCGGTCAAACAAGAATCGGAAGCACCTTACACGAAACCAACCACGGTTAACGGAGACTCGGTGCCCGAACAAAAGCAGGAACATTCGCGGAAACGAACCatccccgacgacgacgaggaagacgaTGAGGCGATTCCAAACACACCGCAAGAGGAAAAGCGTGTTGCGAAAAAGAAGCGCGCGAGTAAACCGGCGCTACAGCGTAAGAAGCAAACGAATCCGTCGAAGAAGTCCCGAATCTATGAACTGTGCGATTCGtccagcgacgacgaggaaaCGGGCGGTGGTGCGGAACAGCGGAAGGAACGATTAGTGGAGTTCGAAGACCTTACGGACGAACAACCGATGGAAGTGCAGGAGGAGCAAACGCAGCAAAAGTCGGTTTCACCGGAAAAGCCCACGGAGAATGATTCCAACAGTGCGAACCGCACACGGGCAAAGGTTAAGAAACCGGTCGTAAGAACCTACCAGGGGGAAGACGGATACATGG TTACGGTCAAGGAGTTCGAAATGGTTTCGGATGATGAATGTCCTCCGGCGATGGACGAAGCGGGCAAACTTACCGTCAACGGCAAAGAAACGCCAAATAGTAACGCGCAGGCtgtgccaccggaaacgaaggAAACTCCTCCGACACCGAAAACGAAGCAAGGATCTATAACGAGTTTCTTCGTCAAAAAGTGA
- the LOC131209834 gene encoding enhancer of rudimentary homolog codes for MSHTILLVQPGRNPETRTYSDYESVNECLEGVCKIYEEHLKRHYPNTPTITYDISQLFDFVDQLFDLSCLVYQKSTNTYAPYNREWIKEKIYVLLRQAAGNTE; via the coding sequence ATGTCTCACACCATCCTTCTGGTGCAGCCGGGGCGAAACCCGGAAACAAGGACCTACAGCGACTACGAAAGCGTCAACGAGTGCCTGGAGGGAGTGTGCAAAATCTACGAAGAGCATCTGAAGCGCCACTATCCGAACACACCGACCATTACGTACGACATAAGCCAGTTATTCGATTTCGTTGACCAGCTCTTTGACCTAAGCTGTTTGGTGTACCAAAAATCAACCAACACATACGCGCCGTACAACAGGGAGTGGATCAAGGAGAAAATCTACGTCCTGCTGAGGCAAGCGGCCGGTAACACCGAATAA
- the LOC131208190 gene encoding uncharacterized protein LOC131208190 yields MRVAEGGRPLLAPRLLVTTWGLLLLLHSSGGADLKARARAALLLERPGGPANCQPEQPRPCPPSKFRSASGECNNINHRHWGARGDPLIRLLQPAYADGRVKPRTSTGSHALPSPDAVVSHLQRSADDKATHPHVTAMLPAWGQLLANDLVQILSPNARYRCCHNATQEADPVKDELAQCYVRPGDECREYKRSIPSHEPTSCDFEYRNQMNAASGFLDGSGLYGTTEKEIHALRSFLNGKVDTGACLRCQEPGAIGALHTVLLKEHNRVAERLARLNAEWSDTTLFYETRRIVMAQIQHITFNEFLPVVLGSQITENDDLRLESGRHYTGYSSANRAGMFNEVAVGALPAFLTMLPPDMYNESMSTEMLLSSAAMQQTFVPEHAGFNNDWTPISLAVQRGRDHGVPAYYKAINLCEARFGKPFGTKLSFDDMAYFGLSRAKRSVLETLYQEPEDIDLLIGGLMETPALGTVFGPTLTCLLAIQFASMRNSDRFWYENDLPPSSLTLDQLQAIRRVTLSGLLCQTHDIQRAQPKAFIREDPYLNARLNCEQLAGLDVAAWHSSEQPDLVEEYMQDEQPTPAEFEELNMDLIAQALNKAKSKLNVRKQHEYEAWIKQGGVDAKSPDGTAASFSKANRNALIIANTSLFYELATNEIVSSLHTLRRRKRQVFDNNLGGFASDDFSNALQSVDVNQFITGSISPINLEPQCENLEAACDTDTPFRTLTAHCNNLRNPELGQSLTTFARLLPPVYDDGISSPRTISVTGTALPNPRTVSSLIHPDISNLHTRYSLMVMQYAQFLDHDLTMTPIHKGFQESIPSCRSCDSPRTVHPECNPFPVPPRDHYYPEVNVTSGERLCFPFMRSLPGQQTLGPREQINQNTAFLDASQVYGENGCIGKKLRGFSGRLNSTIHPVQGKELLPLSPVHPECKSPSGYCFIAGDGRASEQPGLTAIHTTFMRDHNRIVEGLRGVNPHWSGDQLYEHARRIVIAQNQHITYNEFLPRILSWNAVNLYGLKLLPQGYYKEYNPTCNPSIVTEFAAAAFRIGHSLLRPHIPRLSIQHQPIDPPLLLRDGFFRTDQFLQHGLVDEILRGLVATPMETLDQFITGEVTNHLFEDRRIPFSGIDLVALNVQRARDHGIPSYNNYRALCNLKRAQTWEDLGREIPPEVIARLRRIYAHVDDIDLFPGGMSERPLQGGLVGPTFACIIAIQFRQLRKCDRFWYENEDPVVKFTEAQLAEIRKTTLAKIICENLDIGGDMQRAAFDLPSNFLNPRVPCSSMAQMDLSAWRENVLQGCQIGGKNVNVGDSAFPSPCTSCVCTNEGPQCASLRITDCAQLAREWPRDVILRDDVCSAQCGLVLQNGNPQARNVPISLRPPPQRIARSRVVQQQQQASPFSFQGFQFPDLSQFIG; encoded by the exons ATGCGAGTAGCGGAGGGTGGCCG ACCACTGCTGGCGCCTCGGTTGCTGGTGACGACCTGGGGCCTCCTTTTGCTGCTCCATTCCAGTGGCGGGGCCGATCTGAAGGCACGTGCCCGTgcggcgctgctgctcgagcggCCCGGCGGACCAGCCAACTGTCAACCGGAGCAACCGCGGCCATGCCCCCCGAGCAAGTTCCGGTCGGCGTCGGGCGAGTGTAACAACATCAACCACCGGCACTGGGGTGCCCGAGGGGATCCGCTCATCCGGCTGCTTCAACCGGCGTACGCCGACGGACGGGTGAAGCCTCGCACGTCGACCGGCTCGCATGCCCTTCCGTCGCCGGATGCTGTCGTCTCGCACCTGCAACGGTCCGCCGACGATAAGGCAACCCATCCGCACGTCACGGCCATGCTGCCGGCCTGGGGCCAACTGCTGGCGAACGACCTGGTGCAAATCCTGTCACCGAACGCGCGGTACCGTTGCTGCCACAACGCGACCCAAGAGGCCGACCCGGTGAAGGACGAGTTGGCACAGTGCTACGTGCGGCCCGGGGACGAATGCCGCGAGTACAAGCGTTCGATTCCGTCGCACGAGCCGACCAGCTGTGACTTTGAGTACCGGAACCAGATGAACGCGGCCTCCGGTTTCCTGGACGGATCGGGGCTGTACGGCACGACGGAGAAGGAGATCCACGCGCTGCGCTCGTTCCTGAACGGCAAGGTCGATACGGGCGCGTGCTTGCGGTGCCAGGAGCCGGGAGCGATCGGAGCCCTGCACACGGTCCTGCTCAAGGAACACAACCGCGTGGCGGAGCGGCTAGCTCGGCTCAACGCGGAGTGGAGCGACACGACGCTGTTCTACGAGACGCGCCGCATCGTGATGGCGCAGATCCAGCACATCACCTTCAACGAGTTCCTGCCGGTCGTGCTCGGCAGCCAGATCACCGAGAACGACGATCTGCGGCTGGAGAGCGGCCGCCACTACACCGGCTACTCGAGCGCCAACCGGGCGGGCATGTTCAACGAGGTGGCCGTCGGAGCGCTGCCCGCGTTCCTCACGATGCTACCGCCCGATATGTACAACGAGAGCATGTCGACCGAGATGCTGCTGTCCAGTGCGGCCATGCAGCAGACGTTCGTCCCGGAACACGCCGGCTTCAACAACGACTGGACGCCGATCTCGCTCGCCGTACAGCGAGGCCGTGACCATGGTGTCCCGGCGTACTACAAGGCCATCAACCTGTGCGAGGCCCGCTTCGGGAAGCCGTTCGGCACCAAGCTAAGCTTCGACGACATGGCGTACTTTGGGCTGAGCCGCGCAAAACGCTCGGTCCTTGAGACCCTATACCA AGAGCCGGAAGACATTGATCTGCTGATCGGGGGGCTGATGGAAACGCCGGCCCTCGGAACCGTGTTCGGACCCACGCTCACCTGCCTGCTGGCCATCCAGTTCGCCAGCATGCGCAACAGCGATCGGTTCTGGTACGAGAACGATCTACCCCCGTCGTCGCTGACCCTCGACCAACTGCAGGCCATCCGACGGGTGACGCTGTCCGGGTTGCTGTGTCAAACGCACGACATCCAGCGGGCCCAACCGAAGGCCTTCATCCGCGAGGACCCGTACCTGAACGCGCGGCTGAACTGCGAGCAGCTGGCCGGGTTGGACGTGGCGGCCTGGCACTCCTCGGAGCAGCCGGATCTGGTGGAGGAGTACATGCAGGACGAGCAACCGACCCCGGCCGAGTTCGAGGAGCTCAACATGGACCTGATTGCCCAGGCCCTCAACAAGGCCAAGTCCAAGCTGAACGTACGCAAGCAACACGAGTACGAGGCGTGGATTAAGC AGGGAGGTGTCGACGCCAAGTCTCCGGACGGTACGGCCGCTTCCTTCAGCAAGGCGAACCGGAACGCGCTGATCATCGCCAACACGTCGCTCTTCTACGAGCTCGCCACGAACGAGATCGTCAGCTCGCTGCACAC TCTTCGGCGGCGCAAGCGGCAGGTGTTTGACAACAATCTCGGTGGGTTCGCGAGTGACGACTTCAGCAACGCCCTGCAGAGCGTCGACGTGAATCAGTTCATTACGGGGTCGATCTCGCCGATCAATCTGGAGCCGCAGTGCGAAAACCTGGAGGCGGCCTGCGACACGGACACCCCGTTCCGCACGCTGACGGCCCACTGCAACAACCTGCGCAATCCGGAACTCGGCCAATCGCTGACCACGTTTGCCCGGCTGCTGCCCCCGGTTTACGACGATGGCATCTCGTCGCCGCGGACCATCTCCGTCACCGGTACGGCCCTGCCCAATCCGCGCACCGTGTCCTCGCTCATCCACCCGGACATCTCGAACCTGCACACGCGCTACTCGCTGATGGTGATGCAGTACGCCCAGTTCCTCGACCACGATCTCACGATGACACCGATCCACAAGGGTTTCCAGGAGTCGATCCCGAGCTGCCGATCGTGCGACTCGCCGCGCACCGTGCACCCGGAGTGCAatccgttcccggtgccgccgcGGGACCACTACTACCCGGAGGTGAACGTCACGAGCGGCGAGCGGCTGTGCTTCCCGTTCATGCGCTCGCTCCCCGGTCAGCAGACGCTGGGGCCGCGTGAGCAGATCAACCAGAACACGGCCTTCCTGGACGCGTCGCAGGTGTACGGCGAGAACGGGTGCATCGGGAAGAAGCTGCGCGGGTTCTCGGGCCGGCTCAATTCAACGATCCACCCGGTCCAGGGCAAGGAGCTGCTGCCCCTGTCGCCGGTCCACCCGGAGTGCAAATCACCGAGCGGGTACTGCTTCATCGCCGGAGACGGCCGGGCCTCGGAGCAACCGGGGCTGACGGCGATCCACACGACGTTCATGCGCGATCACAACCGGATCGTCGAGGGCCTGCGAGGTGTTAACCCGCACTGGAGCGGTGATCAGTTGTACGAGCATGCGCGGCGCATCGTGATCGCCCAGAACCAGCACATCACCTACAACGAGTTCCTGCCGCGCATCCTCAGCTGGAACGCGGTCAATCTGTACGGGCTGAAGCTGCTGCCGCAGGGTTACTACAAGGAGTACAACCCCACCTGCAACCCGTCGATCGTGACGGAGTTTGCGGCGGCCGCGTTCCGCATTGGCCACTCGCTCCTGCGGCCCCACATCCCGCGGCTCAGCATACAGcaccaaccgatcgatccgccgctgctgctgcgggacgGTTTCTTCCGCACCGACCAGTTCCTGCAGCACGGCCTGGTGGACGAGATTCTGCGCGGGCTCGTGGCCACACCGATGGAAACGCTCGATCAGTTCATCACCGGCGAGGTGACGAACCATCTGTTTGAGGACCGTCGCATTCCTTTCTCCGGCATCGATCTGGTGGCGCTGAACGTGCAGCGGGCCCGTGACCACGGCATCCCGTCGTACAACAACTACCGCGCCCTGTGCAACCTGAAGCGGGCGCAAACGTGGGAAGATCTGGGCCGCGAAATCCCACCGGAAGTGATTGCCCGGTTGCGCCGCATCTACGCACACGTCGACGACATCGATCTGTTCCCGGGCGGAATGTCCGAGCGGCCACTGCAGGGCGGCCTGGTGGGGCCTACCTTCGCCTGCATTATTGCGATCCAGTTCCGGCAGCTACGCAAATGCGACCGTTTCTG GTACGAGAACGAAGATCCGGTGGTTAAGTTCACCGAGGCGCAGCTGGCGGAGATTCGCAAGACGACACTGGCGAAGATCATCTGCGAAAATCTGGACATTGGAGGCGACATGCAGCGGGCGGCCTTCGACCTACCGAGCAACTTCCT CAACCCACGGGTACCGTGTAGCTCGATGGCACAGATGGATCTCAGCGCCTGGAGGGAGAACGTGTTACAGGGTTGCCAGATCGGTGGCAAGAACGTGAACGTCGGTGACTCTGCGTTCCCGTCGCCGTGCACCAGTTGCGTCTGCACGAACGAGGGG CCTCAGTGTGCCTCGCTGCGCATCACCGACTGTGCGCAGCTGGCCCGCGAGTGGCCCCGTGACGTGATCCTCCGGGACGACGTGTGCAGTGCCCAGTGCGGTCTGGTACTGCAGAACGGCAACCCTCAGGCACGCAATGTTCCGATCAGCCTGCGGCCACCTCCTCAGCGGATCGCACGATCGCGcgtcgtgcagcagcagcagcaggcgtctccattcagCTTCCAGGGCTTCCAGTTCCCCGATCTGTCACAGTTTATCGGCTAA